The DNA window ATTTCGACCTACTGTTCTGTAATCATAAGGACAGTCGTGCATGTCGGAGTATCGATGAACCGAACAGAACAGGTCACCACACTTGCAGTTGAAACCGGTTAAACCCACACGCTTGTGACAAGTGCTGCATCGATTAGGTCCCTCCACTACTACTTTCACTTTCACATCTGCTTTCTTATCAACAACATCAGCCTTCTTTTTTTCCTCTGGTTTGACTTTCTTCATATCCAAAACATCCTTGCTCAATAAGACTTGCTTGTTTCTGCTGCTGCTTCTGCTCGATGAACCATCACCATTCACGATGGAAGAAGCTGCAAGCTTGGCCTGCTGTTCCTTCAAGATCATCTTATCTTGGTGACACTTTGAACACATGTTCATGGTAGTTGCGCTACCGAAAAACCCACAATTCTTTATGCAAAGATTTTGGCCTTTTGGTGTTTGACAGCCTGTTTCTTTCGAAGATTCCATCCTGCAGGAGAAAAGTCCCACCAAGAAcatgagaaaaagaagaaagaaccCCCATTAACTAACTGATCATCaacaaagaaaatgaataaacttTTACAACACGATGTAGTCGTCTTTGAGAACAGATACAGTCATGAACATgatgataaagaagaagaagaaaacaaccAAGAAAAGTCAAAGACAGACAACGTATGtaagaaaaaaactaaagaaCTGAAGAGAGGTTACAAGCTTATCTAAACGTTGATCGTACGAGAATCGGAGGAATAGAAATTGTGTCTAAAAGCGTTCTCaataagaaagagagagagagagagatccAGAGGTAGGAGAGAAATGAAGAAGGTTGAGTTGTCATGGCCCTTTTCTATTTATGGTTAGAGTTTGCTTTTTACCTCTTCCAACAAAATGATAATACACCTACCTAGAgcttggattatttgaattcgaatttcatatttatgttttatttttttaattttaaattttatcaaaaattaagataagtacattatttttgttaaagaaaAAGCAAACAAGCTCTAACCAGTCCAACCCAAACTTCACGGATTCCTCTATGGACTTTTACTTTGTCTTCTAAACttctttaatattatcaaatcaTAGGTGTGTTTGTTTgacttcaatattttatattaaaataagactTAATTGTCAATTTGAGTAATTTATTGTGGGCAAATTGATTTTGGAAATAGTATTTCTTACTTCACATTATACATTATGGGgctcattattattaaatttataaaaaacatgattttactattttaaatgatttcaaatattattaacttattattttcgtaaattttataaatagataaaatatcaATGTCAATAGTTAACTATCGAATTTacgattttttgaaattaggtagttaaaattttaaatgtagttaaaattttaaattttctaaaattcggtaattaaattaatgatgttgattttttacttatttatttataaatgttacatgaataataagttaacggTATTTGGTATTTGAATagttaaaaaacatttttgtataatttttatatgaattttaaattattaagtttgaaaaagagattcaaaatttaattggcCTTTGACAATTcagttattaaaattaatataaaaaaatgtattttttatatgttttccAAAGATTTGTCAAAAGTATCGGTTTTATCATTTCCATTCACTTCAACTTCTATTCCTGAAGTTCTATCTACTTCAACTTCTATTCCTGAAGTTCTATCTAAGTAAGATATATAAGGTCCTATTTAGTTAGATgtacaaaaaattataacatttttcttagataacagtaatatttttataaggtGTTTACTTATAATTCAATTACATTTTTTCCTAGACTAAAATATACACATCTGACATCTCtaaaaatttgaagataattCATACCTTATCTTatcaaataaagttataaacttataatctcatctcattttttttaaatgtaataatacCTTTAAAACTCTAAATTTGAGACTTAAAAACTctaattatacaaatataagTGTAAAAAAGTCATTGTTTACTATGTTTATTAAGATATGAAACCCAAATTTAGAGTTCGGGACTAGGttgattcaaattataacattaattattagtgtgtttaatatgtttaatagccattgtttatctttattatttttagattattcgatttattttataatttattaagtaattgAGACATTTTTGGCAATTATAAGCCAAATCAATCaacctattaaaaaaatatttattattcagatttagataaataaatatattttgtcttaattaggtcaaaatgaaaaaaaacaaaaaacaaaacagaatATAAGGCGGGAATTTAGAAAATTAGGTCGGAATAACGCGGGGAATTGTATTGTATTGGCGGTGATATAAGAAGTGGATTTTGAGTGAAGAATCAAATCAGGTTTTCTCTCTATCCAAATTCATCACTATCTTATCTTCAATCATCCTGTTTATTATACATTGcaatttcatttatttctttagAATCTGATTATACATATGGGGAAGCGAAAGAGAACTAGGGTTCCAAGAGATgccgatgaagaagaagaagaaatagaacaTGAAGAACCTCAGGACGATGTTGGCACTTCTTCAACGCACCAGAGTTTGTACCAGGTATTCGATCTCATTTCTGTTTTTACTCGAAATTATCGATAGCATCGCGCATTTCTCTTGCCCTAATTCAGTTAATCTAGTATTTTCCTTCAATTATTTCGCCGTTTCCTCATTTTTTTAGTTGATATTGTGTTGTACCCTGATACCGAAATCTACAAATATAGTTGATTTGTTTtgtataaatgatatatattgcTATTGGAAATGAAAAAGTTTAGGTTTCTGGCAGGGCATGAACACCATAATGATCCAAGATGGAAATTAGAAATCTTGAAGTTTTAACAAAATTTGTGACAGGTTCTTGGTGTGGAAAAAACAGCAACCCAACAGGAAATTAAGAAAGCATATTATAAATTGGCTTTAAGACTGCATCCTGACAAGAATCCTGGTGATGAGGTGAGATTTCAAGACTCTACCTtcgataaatttatattattccCTTCAGTAATTTGATCCAAATCAATGTTTTTGTCTTTGATACTCACTATAGGAAGCAAAAGAGAAGTTTCAGCACCTACAGAAAGTTATCTCAATACTTGGTGATGAGGAGAAAAGAGCACTTTATGATGAGACTGGTTGCATCGATGATGATGTGAGTATGAAAAGAACACTTGTTTTTGCAACTAGTTGTTCCTGTTTAGAGCCACACAAATTCATAAATTTGTTGGTTGTTTCTTGTTTGGATTCAAATACTTATGCAGGATCTAGCAGGAGGTAGTGTTGTTAACAATCTGAAAGAATTCCTCAAGACTTTGTACAAAAAGGTCATTCTTGCACAAATTATTAGTGTAAcaagatatattttttactgTGTTCAATTATTAATCCAAGTTATAAAATGTAGGTCACTGAGGAAGACATTGAACAGTTTGAAGCAACCTACAGAGGATCTGACTCAGAAAAGATTGATTTGTTTGACCAGTTCAAAAAGTACAAGGGTAACATGAACAAGTATGTACATTTAGTAGTATTACATACCGCTGAAAGTAAGTAGTCTTGTCAGAAAATtcttaaaacatgttttcacCTCTGCAGGCTCTTCTGTTCAATGCTATGCTCCGATCCTAAGCTGGATTCCCACCGTTACAAAGATATTGTCGACGAGGCAATTGCAAACGGTGATTTGAAGTCAACAAAAGCATATGAAAAATGGTGTAAGAAAGTATCGAAAATTAAACCTCCCACAAGTCCTCTGAGGCCCAGGCGCAAgtaagtcatatatatatagtttgaaatTTTGTTAATGAATCTGATTTGATAATATggtttttatcttattttgcAGTGTAAAGGAGGAGACTGAAGATTTATATGCAATGATAACTCAGAAAAGGAATGAGAGGAAAGGTAAGTTTGATTCGTTGTTTGCGAAATATGGTGGTGGTGGGAGCAAAGTGGATTCAGAACCTACTGATGAGGAGTTTGAAGCCATACAGAAGAAGCTCCAAAGCAAAATGAAAACCAAGAAGAAATAAATTTGGATTTGGAAATGTAACTGAAATTGGTTTATCAAGTAGTATTAGTTTGATGATACTTTTGTTTGAGCATTGGGGCTTGTTGAATCAACTGAAATTTTGTTTGGATCATGGTTTTCCtcattgaaatattattattatgctcATAAGTTTTGCATTATATATAGCACAGTTGagtcataatttaaattaattgtaatcaattaaataattatatttagtacaaaaattaattattactattagttattattaaaaaaataattaaattaactatataaaatagaaaatgtgtagaatattaaaattatattatttttaaaactgtaATTcataattgagaaaaataaaaataaaatataatttcaatcaattacaaattttaaactttgaattcatgtcaaaattttataatctaaGATCCTTATTTGATATGAATGAATCAATTATTTACTTAGCAGTAAAGCCTGTAATTTGTTCAGTTTTCTCTCTTCAAACAGCAAAAATAAATCTTGAGCCTACAGACAAGTTTGTAAAATTACCATTGACATTCTTGGTCCTCTCCTTATAGATTGGAACTGTGTAACCAAACAATCGAGCCACCAATGCTGCCATGCACAATACTGCTGAGAGTTTGAAGAAACCTCATTTTGCATATGCAAATGTGCACTAACCTACTACCTACCTAATTCTAAAGAATCTTGTTAATCTCCTCCATATTACACAAGGAAATTTAAGTTTAAACATTATCAATCGAAGTGACTGATTCAGGGTTACATTCATACATATTTGATTCAGATTAGTCATCCAAGTAGAAAAATCAAACTAGTCCAATTGACTCTTTTAACTAGAAGAAAACTTCTCTGTTTTCAATGTTGACAGCAGAAATCTGGATATAAACaatctaatattatatttggaaAACACATGAGGTTAAACATTGAATAGGATACAAATATTGATTTGGGAATTATTATCACTGATAACATTATCAATTCGATTGTCAATGACATCAAAGTGTTAGAGAAATCAAGATAAATGGCACAACAGCAAAATCTCTACAGTTGTGTTTATTTCTGAAAACTAGTAATAGCATGAGGGAACACCAAAATCATATAGGAACATCAGAAATCTAATTCGTTGCCTTACAAGAAGACATCAAACAGAAAATAAGAGATGTTGTAAAATTAAAAGGATAAAAGATATTAGTTATGAATTAATCAAAGAACTCAACAACATTGAGTCTTATTGATAGTTTGATGGTATAACTTTAGTCATCATAGCCTAGCCTGCCTGAAAAACTTGTAAAATGCAataataaacttgtaaaatgaTGTAACAAAAATCGAAATCCTTCTATCGTATCTAACTCAAAGATGAGGATATCTTAGAcggagagaaagagagaagaaatcgaACATAGATTTCTGTAAAAAGGGAAAGAAGGTCTCTCTATCTAAATGTATTTTGAGGGTGTTATACACTGCATAATTAA is part of the Impatiens glandulifera chromosome 1, dImpGla2.1, whole genome shotgun sequence genome and encodes:
- the LOC124920702 gene encoding chaperone protein dnaJ 6-like isoform X1: MGKRKRTRVPRDADEEEEEIEHEEPQDDVGTSSTHQSLYQVLGVEKTATQQEIKKAYYKLALRLHPDKNPGDEEAKEKFQHLQKVISILGDEEKRALYDETGCIDDDDLAGGSVVNNLKEFLKTLYKKVTEEDIEQFEATYRGSDSEKIDLFDQFKKYKGNMNKLFCSMLCSDPKLDSHRYKDIVDEAIANGDLKSTKAYEKWCKKVSKIKPPTSPLRPRRNVKEETEDLYAMITQKRNERKGKFDSLFAKYGGGGSKVDSEPTDEEFEAIQKKLQSKMKTKKK
- the LOC124920702 gene encoding chaperone protein dnaJ 6-like isoform X2 codes for the protein MGKRKRTRVPRDADEEEEEIEHEEPQDDVGTSSTHQSLYQVLGVEKTATQQEIKKAYYKLALRLHPDKNPGDEEAKEKFQHLQKVISILGDEEKRALYDETGCIDDDDLAGGSVVNNLKEFLKTLYKKVTEEDIEQFEATYRGSDSEKIDLFDQFKKYKGNMNKLFCSMLCSDPKLDSHRYKDIVDEAIANGDLKSTKAYEKWCKKVSKIKPPTSPLRPRRNGKEETEDLYAMITQKRNERKGKFDSLFAKYSGGGSKVESEPTDEEFEAI
- the LOC124921768 gene encoding zinc finger A20 and AN1 domain-containing stress-associated protein 8-like — protein: MESSKETGCQTPKGQNLCIKNCGFFGSATTMNMCSKCHQDKMILKEQQAKLAASSIVNGDGSSSRSSSRNKQVLLSKDVLDMKKVKPEEKKKADVVDKKADVKVKVVVEGPNRCSTCHKRVGLTGFNCKCGDLFCSVHRYSDMHDCPYDYRTVGRNAIAKANPVVKAEKLHKI